A genomic segment from Spinacia oleracea cultivar Varoflay chromosome 3, BTI_SOV_V1, whole genome shotgun sequence encodes:
- the LOC110800420 gene encoding cytochrome P450 71AP13 — MEFSWLLSFITLIISLTITLKLLKKQTPTNLPPGPPKLPLIGNLHQLASKTTLPHRRLAELATVYGPIMHLQLGEVPTVVISSPEMAKAVMKTHDVGLCSRPKMLMPQVVFYNCSDIALTPYGEYWRQVRKIATLELFTSHRVQVFRPVREEEVMGVIKSLVTDAKAGLVVNLSNIIFALNFNIILRLTMNKKGKDGKEFRQLIADVAELISGFSMGDLYPSVKFISSITGMKGKLERIVKRFDTLMDPIIKEHMSKKRLGNNKVQDEEEDLVDVLLKFHKGNLHDHTSTEFSLTTDNIKAIVFVSSFFFTIYSLHHHIIIHASICFVLVTTFTVRPNFKMRVDR; from the exons atggagttttCTTGGCTACTCTCATTCATAACATTAATAATTTCCCTAACAATAACcttaaaacttttaaaaaaacaaacaccAACAAATTTACCACCAGGCCCTCCAAAGTTACCATTAATAGGTAACCTCCACCAACTAGCTTCCAAAACCACCCTCCCCCACCGCCGTCTGGCGGAGCTGGCGACGGTCTACGGCCCTATTATGCACCTCCAGCTAGGGGAGGTTCCCACGGTGGTGATATCCTCGCCGGAGATGGCAAAAGCGGTGATGAAAACTCACGACGTGGGTCTTTGTAGTCGGCCTAAAATGTTGATGCCTCAAGTGGTGTTTTATAACTGTAGCGATATTGCGTTGACCCCTTACGGCGAGTATTGGCGGCAAGTTCGGAAGATTGCGACGCTTGAGTTGTTTACGAGCCACCGTGTTCAGGTGTTCCGGCCGGTGAGGGAGGAGGAGGTAATGGGTGTTATTAAGTCTCTTGTTACGGATGCTAAGGCAGGGTTGGTGGTTAACCTTagcaacatcatttttgccctcaactttaacattattttaag GTTAACTATGAACAAGAAAGGCAAAGATGGAAAAGAATTTAGACAATTAATAGCAGATGTGGCTGAGCTAATCTCTGGCTTTTCAATGGGTGACTTGTACCCATCAGTGAAGTTCATAAGTTCAATTACAGGTATGAAAGGGAAACTCGAACGAATAGTGAAGAGATTTGATACTTTAATGGATCCCATAATTAAAGAGCATATGTCTAAAAAGAGATTAGGCAATAATAAAGTtcaagatgaggaagaagacTTGGTGGATGTTCTTTTAAAATTTCATAAGGGTAATCTACATGATCATACTAGCACTGAATTCTCTCTCACCACTGATAATATCAAGGCTATTGTTTTTGtaagttcatttttttttaccataTATAGTTTGCATCATCACATTATAATTCATGCTTCAATTTGTTTTGTCTTAGTTACAACCTTTACTGTTCGCCCTAATTTTAAAATGCGAGTCGATagataa